A stretch of the Filimonas lacunae genome encodes the following:
- a CDS encoding polynucleotide kinase-phosphatase, with protein sequence MTIQIPELALVILAGASSSGKSSFARQWFQPSEVVSSDACRAMVSNDENSMEASADAFDLLYYIVGKRLKRGLLTVVDATNVRPEDRKRLVQLAREYYVMPVALVLNMRDRVCLERNKLRTDRQIPPHAIIGHVNQLRRGLGKLRLEGFKKVYEWNTPEQVAAITALERVALWTNKTSETGPFDIIGDVHGCYDELCSLLVTLGYSVDKDAYKVSVHNNRKLVFIGDLVDRGPNSPAVLKLVMQAVQDGAALCVPGNHDIKLLKWLQGKNVQLTHGLEATTSQLATETEEFKQKLAAFLDGLISHYVLDGGKLVVAHAGLKENMQGRGAAPVRDFCLYGETTGETDEFGLPVRFNWALEYRGQATVVYGHTPVVKAEWLNNTIDIDTGCVFGGKLTALRYPERELVSVNALQTYVTPTRPLQLTPEAISLQQLHDALPDIADIIGKQQIHTRLLQGVTIREGHSAAALEVMSRYAVNPQWLIYLPPTMSPSETSNLPDYLEHPEEAWQYYQNNGVTQVICEEKHMGSRAVVIICKNKDVVKERFGITDNSIGICYTRTGRAFFTDKATEQAFLQMVQTVLTERDFWTKFDTDWVCLDTELMPWSAKAQALLQQQYAATGAAARNGLQQAVSALQQAGNNPDILSLLNQYTERATLSKQFTAAYGRYCWEVKSLNDYKLAPFHILATEGRTYFDKTHEWHMQEIAKFCGGEGNPMIATNYTVITLENAAEREAATAWWLQLTAAGGEGMVVKPMDYIVQGKRGLIQPAVKIRGTEYLRIIYGAEYTRADNLKRLKKRGLQAKRSMALREFALGVEAIESFVARHPLRKIHQCVTGVLALESEPVDPRL encoded by the coding sequence ATGACTATACAAATACCTGAATTAGCCTTAGTAATACTGGCAGGCGCTTCCAGCTCCGGCAAAAGCAGCTTTGCCCGCCAATGGTTTCAGCCTTCCGAGGTGGTAAGCAGTGATGCCTGCCGTGCTATGGTAAGTAATGATGAAAACAGCATGGAAGCCTCGGCCGATGCCTTCGACCTCCTGTATTACATAGTGGGTAAACGCTTAAAGCGGGGATTGCTTACCGTAGTAGATGCCACCAATGTAAGGCCGGAAGACCGTAAACGACTGGTGCAACTGGCCCGGGAATATTATGTAATGCCCGTTGCGCTGGTATTGAACATGCGTGACAGGGTTTGCCTGGAAAGAAACAAGCTGCGCACCGACAGACAGATACCCCCACACGCCATTATCGGGCATGTGAACCAGTTAAGAAGAGGACTAGGTAAACTGCGACTGGAAGGATTTAAAAAAGTTTATGAATGGAATACGCCGGAACAGGTAGCCGCCATTACTGCCCTAGAACGTGTGGCGTTATGGACGAATAAAACCAGCGAAACAGGTCCATTTGATATTATAGGTGATGTACATGGCTGTTACGATGAATTATGCAGCTTGCTGGTTACCCTTGGGTATTCCGTAGATAAAGATGCATACAAAGTAAGCGTACACAACAATAGAAAGCTGGTGTTTATAGGTGACCTGGTTGACAGGGGGCCCAACTCTCCTGCTGTGCTGAAGCTGGTAATGCAGGCGGTGCAGGACGGAGCTGCTTTGTGCGTGCCGGGCAACCATGATATAAAACTGTTGAAATGGTTACAGGGCAAGAACGTGCAGTTAACTCACGGACTCGAAGCCACAACTTCCCAACTGGCTACAGAAACAGAGGAATTTAAACAAAAACTGGCTGCGTTTCTGGATGGTTTGATAAGCCACTATGTGTTAGATGGCGGCAAACTGGTGGTAGCGCATGCCGGGTTAAAAGAAAATATGCAGGGCCGTGGCGCAGCCCCGGTAAGAGACTTTTGCCTGTATGGAGAAACCACAGGCGAAACCGACGAGTTTGGTTTACCCGTGCGCTTTAACTGGGCCCTTGAATACCGTGGCCAAGCTACCGTAGTATATGGGCACACTCCTGTGGTAAAAGCGGAATGGCTGAACAATACTATAGATATAGATACTGGCTGTGTATTCGGCGGCAAGCTTACAGCTCTGCGTTATCCTGAGCGGGAACTGGTAAGTGTGAATGCCTTACAAACTTATGTTACACCCACACGCCCACTGCAATTAACACCGGAAGCCATAAGCCTGCAACAGTTGCATGATGCCTTGCCGGATATAGCAGACATCATAGGTAAACAACAGATACATACCCGGTTGTTACAAGGCGTTACTATTCGCGAAGGACATTCTGCGGCAGCACTGGAAGTAATGAGTCGGTATGCGGTGAACCCGCAATGGCTTATCTACCTGCCACCCACTATGTCACCTTCCGAAACCAGCAACCTGCCGGATTATCTGGAACACCCCGAAGAAGCCTGGCAGTATTACCAGAACAACGGAGTAACCCAGGTGATTTGTGAAGAAAAACATATGGGTTCAAGAGCAGTAGTGATAATATGCAAAAACAAGGATGTAGTAAAAGAACGGTTTGGCATCACTGATAACAGCATAGGCATTTGCTACACACGTACCGGCCGGGCATTTTTTACAGACAAAGCCACAGAACAGGCTTTTCTGCAAATGGTGCAGACAGTGCTGACAGAAAGGGATTTCTGGACCAAGTTTGATACAGACTGGGTATGCCTGGATACGGAGCTAATGCCCTGGAGCGCCAAGGCCCAGGCATTGCTACAACAACAGTATGCTGCTACGGGAGCAGCAGCGCGTAATGGATTACAGCAGGCGGTATCCGCCTTACAACAGGCAGGCAACAACCCTGATATACTATCATTACTGAACCAGTACACTGAACGGGCCACCCTGAGCAAGCAGTTTACCGCTGCTTATGGCCGCTATTGCTGGGAAGTGAAATCGCTGAACGATTACAAACTGGCACCGTTTCATATACTGGCAACAGAAGGCCGCACTTATTTTGACAAAACGCATGAGTGGCATATGCAGGAGATAGCAAAATTCTGCGGAGGAGAAGGCAACCCCATGATAGCTACCAACTATACCGTAATAACACTGGAAAACGCTGCTGAGCGGGAAGCAGCTACTGCATGGTGGCTGCAACTTACCGCAGCAGGCGGTGAAGGCATGGTGGTTAAACCGATGGACTACATAGTACAAGGTAAAAGGGGATTGATACAGCCTGCCGTTAAAATAAGAGGTACAGAATACCTGCGCATTATTTATGGCGCCGAATACACCCGTGCCGATAACCTGAAAAGGCTGAAAAAACGTGGCCTGCAAGCTAAACGTTCCATGGCCCTGCGCGAATTTGCTTTAGGTGTGGAAGCCATAGAAAGCTTTGTGGCCCGGCATCCGTTGCGAAAAATACACCAATGCGTAACAGGCGTGCTGGCACTGGAAAGCGAACCAGTTGATCCACGGTTGTAA
- a CDS encoding 3' terminal RNA ribose 2'-O-methyltransferase Hen1: MLLTVSTTRYPATDLSYMLHKHPAKVQQTEIKNGVAHIFYPAATDECCTCALLLDIDPVALVRGDNPGNRGDAFALEQYVNDRPYTSSSLMSTAIARAFSTALNGKCKDKPELVPVPMPFTATVAVVPVRGGRQLLEKLFLPLGYTLHAEQHILDAQFPEWGDSRYFTITLSNTITLQALLTHLYVLIPVLDNDKHYWVSEEEVQKLLDKGKGWLETHPEKDLIVRRYLKHQTSLMQGALDQLMNEEQPAPGTETEPRETPKIRLHDVRLQTVCDTLLQSGATSVADMGCGEGKLLKLLLKQQQFTRIAGVDVSVRSLEIAADKLKLDKLPEKQRNRMQLLQGSVIYRDRRLDGYDAAALVEVIEHLEPDRLPALMQNLFGVMAPATVLITTPNKDWNSTFTEDTTKMRHSDHRFEWTRAEFTHWCTQVCDAYAYHYTLHALGEETEQAGAPSQMAVFTKQPLEA; the protein is encoded by the coding sequence ATGTTATTAACCGTATCAACCACCCGTTACCCTGCTACCGATTTAAGCTATATGCTGCACAAGCATCCGGCTAAAGTGCAGCAAACAGAGATTAAAAACGGGGTGGCACATATTTTTTACCCTGCCGCTACTGATGAGTGCTGCACTTGCGCGCTGCTGCTGGATATTGATCCCGTGGCGTTGGTGCGTGGTGATAACCCGGGTAACCGGGGCGATGCGTTTGCCCTGGAACAATATGTAAATGACCGCCCCTACACCTCTTCTTCCCTTATGAGCACTGCTATTGCACGCGCCTTTAGCACGGCCCTGAATGGTAAATGTAAAGACAAGCCCGAACTGGTACCCGTGCCTATGCCTTTCACTGCTACCGTGGCAGTGGTGCCGGTAAGAGGTGGCAGGCAATTGCTGGAAAAACTGTTTTTACCCCTGGGCTATACCTTACACGCAGAACAGCATATACTGGATGCACAGTTTCCGGAATGGGGCGATAGCCGCTATTTTACCATTACACTGTCCAATACCATCACCTTACAGGCTTTGCTTACTCATTTGTATGTACTCATTCCTGTGCTGGATAATGACAAACATTACTGGGTGAGTGAGGAAGAAGTGCAGAAGTTGCTGGACAAAGGAAAAGGCTGGCTGGAAACACACCCGGAAAAAGACCTGATTGTGCGCCGTTACCTGAAACACCAGACATCCCTGATGCAGGGCGCGCTGGATCAGTTGATGAACGAAGAGCAACCCGCGCCAGGAACAGAAACAGAGCCCCGGGAAACACCCAAAATACGCTTGCACGATGTGCGTTTACAAACCGTGTGCGACACCTTACTGCAATCAGGCGCTACCAGTGTGGCAGATATGGGCTGTGGCGAAGGCAAGCTGTTAAAGCTATTACTGAAACAGCAGCAGTTTACCCGCATTGCGGGTGTGGATGTATCGGTGCGCAGCCTGGAAATTGCAGCGGATAAACTGAAACTGGATAAGCTGCCGGAAAAGCAAAGGAACCGTATGCAGCTACTGCAAGGGTCGGTGATTTATCGCGACAGGCGATTAGATGGTTACGACGCTGCCGCACTGGTAGAAGTGATTGAACACCTGGAACCAGACCGTTTACCGGCGTTGATGCAAAACCTGTTTGGCGTAATGGCTCCTGCTACTGTACTGATTACCACTCCCAATAAAGACTGGAACAGTACGTTTACAGAAGACACTACTAAAATGCGGCACAGCGACCACCGTTTTGAGTGGACAAGAGCAGAGTTTACCCATTGGTGTACACAGGTGTGTGACGCTTATGCTTATCACTACACCCTGCATGCGCTGGGAGAAGAAACAGAACAGGCCGGTGCGCCTTCGCAGATGGCAGTATTTACCAAACAACCCTTAGAAGCCTGA
- a CDS encoding outer membrane beta-barrel protein: protein MIKRIAALLLTTVCFSYPFAQTPGNGSVKGSLKDTVLMQTLKEATVSVLHKTDSTVVVEELSAADGTFRIQNLPWGTYLLRVSFQSYVSSFTSFTINDTKTTFDAGTLYLKPDFNNLGNVVVQASPIIVKKDTVEYNASMFKTKPNAVAEDLLKKLPGVQVDQAGNVTAQGETVKRILVDGKRFFGDDPKMATRNLPPDVIDKIQVFDDQSDQSKFTGFDDGNRVKTINITTKKDKRKGYFGKMVAGAGTNENYDLSVNLHRFDGDRQISILGQGNDINKQNFTIQDVLGSQGGSRRGGGNGGGSTTSSPGITTVWAGGGNYRDTWGKTEASGSYFYNSQHVSTQQQSVTKNISNADTTLFNGDRGSSSIQNNRNHRIAFNLETQFDSSNSLVFRPNGSFQTTTPNSTSHSVTTDYKGDTVNQSVSRSNGYNTGYSFNNISLQLRHKFKKKARTLSLDLNGSAAANNGYGNYYAINSKYRQGLIDTLNQYYTDSFHSYSFSPTISYTEPIAKNMILELNYNFAYNYNKNINNTYEYDNTSKGFTRYDSLFSNSYEFASHSNRFTLNYRIQNTKWNASFGSGLQFMSFDNTNTTKHIEVSQKFVNFTPQANFQYNFTRSNSLKIFYNGRTGNPSATQLQPLTTTSDSLNFQIGNPALKPQFTHNVRFMYNNFDPVTQRVIFATINASTTVNDIQNSVVVNNATGGRTSTYVNLGGTYSISGYLNYGFTLKKPKSNLNFVTNFNYSQSQSLLNNASRYTRTTSIGETPSWTTNLKENLDINFNAPFTYYISSSAGNSVRYFTQAFSTELTAYTKSGWLVAFNFDYTYYGGNRGGYNTSVPIFSPSIAKQIFKKKDGEIRLSVFDLFDQNQTVQTNASITQITNSQTNLLTRYVMLTFTYNLNNFAGAKQKRMPGMFGPGPDGDGGGGRRGGGGFRGGGGGGRGF, encoded by the coding sequence ATGATCAAACGCATTGCCGCGTTACTATTAACGACAGTTTGCTTTTCATACCCCTTTGCCCAAACACCCGGAAACGGCAGTGTGAAGGGCAGCCTGAAAGACACAGTGCTGATGCAAACACTCAAAGAAGCCACTGTGAGTGTTTTACACAAAACCGACTCTACTGTAGTGGTAGAGGAATTGAGTGCAGCCGATGGCACCTTTCGCATACAGAATTTACCCTGGGGCACCTATCTGCTACGTGTAAGCTTCCAGAGCTATGTCAGCAGCTTTACTTCCTTTACCATCAACGACACAAAAACCACATTTGATGCAGGCACTCTTTACCTCAAGCCCGATTTCAATAACCTGGGTAACGTGGTAGTGCAGGCCTCCCCTATCATTGTAAAAAAAGATACGGTAGAGTACAACGCATCTATGTTTAAAACCAAGCCCAACGCGGTGGCCGAAGACCTGCTGAAAAAACTTCCTGGCGTACAGGTAGATCAGGCTGGTAACGTAACCGCACAGGGCGAAACCGTAAAAAGAATATTGGTAGATGGCAAGCGCTTTTTTGGTGATGACCCTAAAATGGCTACCCGCAACCTGCCACCAGATGTAATTGATAAAATACAGGTATTTGACGATCAGAGCGATCAAAGCAAGTTCACCGGCTTTGACGATGGTAACCGTGTAAAAACCATCAACATCACTACCAAAAAAGATAAACGCAAAGGTTATTTTGGCAAGATGGTAGCTGGTGCAGGCACCAACGAAAATTACGATCTGAGTGTAAACCTGCACCGTTTTGATGGCGACCGCCAGATATCCATACTGGGTCAGGGCAACGACATCAACAAACAAAACTTTACCATCCAGGACGTGCTGGGTTCACAAGGTGGCAGCAGACGTGGCGGTGGCAACGGCGGTGGTAGCACTACCAGCAGTCCCGGCATTACCACGGTATGGGCCGGCGGCGGTAATTACCGCGATACCTGGGGTAAAACGGAAGCATCCGGATCGTACTTCTATAATAGCCAGCATGTTAGCACACAACAGCAAAGCGTTACCAAAAACATTTCTAACGCAGATACCACGCTGTTTAATGGCGACAGGGGTTCGTCCAGCATACAAAACAACCGTAACCACCGGATTGCTTTTAACCTGGAAACACAGTTCGACAGCAGCAACTCGCTGGTGTTTCGTCCCAATGGCTCTTTTCAAACCACTACGCCTAACAGCACTTCACATAGTGTAACTACCGATTACAAAGGAGATACCGTAAACCAGTCTGTTTCCAGAAGCAATGGTTATAACACTGGCTACAGCTTCAACAATATATCGTTACAGCTCAGACACAAGTTTAAGAAAAAGGCCAGAACCCTTTCCCTGGACTTGAATGGCAGCGCTGCCGCTAACAACGGCTATGGTAATTACTATGCCATCAACAGCAAATACAGACAAGGCCTTATTGATACTCTGAACCAGTATTATACCGATTCATTCCATTCTTACAGCTTTAGCCCAACGATATCGTATACCGAGCCTATTGCTAAAAACATGATACTGGAGTTGAACTATAACTTTGCTTATAATTATAATAAGAACATAAACAACACTTACGAGTACGACAATACCAGTAAGGGCTTTACCCGTTATGATAGCTTGTTCAGTAACTCTTACGAGTTTGCATCCCACTCTAACAGGTTTACCTTAAACTATCGCATTCAAAACACGAAATGGAATGCCAGCTTTGGTTCGGGCTTACAATTCATGAGCTTTGACAATACCAATACCACCAAGCATATTGAAGTATCGCAAAAGTTTGTAAACTTTACCCCGCAGGCCAATTTCCAGTATAATTTTACCAGAAGCAACTCGCTCAAGATTTTCTATAATGGCCGAACCGGTAACCCCTCTGCTACACAATTGCAACCCCTTACCACCACCAGCGACAGTTTAAACTTCCAGATAGGTAACCCGGCGTTAAAACCACAGTTTACCCATAACGTGCGGTTTATGTATAACAACTTTGACCCGGTTACACAAAGGGTGATTTTTGCTACTATTAATGCCAGCACCACCGTTAACGACATTCAAAACTCAGTGGTAGTGAACAATGCTACCGGTGGACGCACCAGCACTTATGTAAACCTGGGCGGCACCTATAGCATCAGCGGTTATTTAAACTATGGGTTCACGTTAAAGAAACCTAAATCTAACCTGAACTTTGTTACCAACTTCAACTACTCGCAAAGCCAGTCGTTGCTGAACAATGCTTCCCGTTATACCCGCACCACTTCTATAGGCGAAACACCTTCGTGGACCACGAACCTGAAAGAAAACCTGGACATTAACTTCAACGCACCTTTCACGTATTATATCAGCAGCAGTGCCGGTAACAGCGTACGTTACTTTACACAGGCATTTTCAACCGAGCTTACCGCCTACACCAAAAGCGGCTGGCTGGTAGCCTTCAATTTCGACTATACTTATTACGGCGGTAACAGGGGCGGCTACAATACCAGTGTTCCTATTTTCAGCCCTTCCATAGCCAAACAGATATTCAAGAAGAAAGACGGCGAAATACGCCTGAGTGTGTTTGACCTGTTCGATCAAAACCAAACGGTACAAACCAACGCTTCTATTACCCAAATCACCAACAGTCAAACCAACTTATTAACGCGTTACGTGATGCTTACCTTCACCTACAACCTCAACAATTTTGCAGGCGCCAAACAAAAACGCATGCCTGGAATGTTTGGCCCCGGCCCTGATGGCGATGGTGGCGGTGGCAGAAGAGGTGGTGGCGGATTCCGCGGCGGTGGCGGCGGAGGAAGAGGTTTTTAA
- a CDS encoding MBL fold metallo-hydrolase, with amino-acid sequence MNVISTGKVACSIQLLRNATIVIRIGNTTLLVDPMLSAKGAMDPVPNAGNDIRIPTTNLPLSDTELDHLLQEVDAVLITHTHRDHWDVAAQKRLDKQKQIFCQPADVQKIKDQGFSQVTAIETSLEWNQFTLYRTGGQHGTSEIGKVMGPVSGFVIQHQHCTLYIAGDTIWCDEVADALQTYKPQTTILNSGGAAFTTGGPIIMTAEDVQKVLEHSPHTRVIAVHMEALNHCWLTRKELASFLTTEGLLQKVSIPVDGKTIQIS; translated from the coding sequence GTGAATGTGATCAGCACAGGTAAGGTAGCCTGCAGCATACAACTGCTGCGCAATGCAACGATTGTGATACGGATAGGTAACACTACCTTACTGGTAGATCCCATGTTGTCTGCCAAAGGCGCGATGGACCCCGTGCCCAATGCCGGCAACGATATTCGTATTCCCACCACCAACCTCCCTCTGAGCGATACAGAACTGGACCACCTGTTACAGGAAGTGGATGCCGTGCTGATCACCCACACTCACCGCGACCATTGGGATGTGGCAGCCCAGAAACGTTTGGATAAACAAAAACAGATCTTTTGCCAGCCAGCTGATGTGCAAAAAATAAAAGACCAGGGCTTTTCACAAGTCACCGCTATTGAAACATCCCTGGAATGGAACCAGTTTACCCTTTACAGAACCGGCGGCCAACATGGCACCAGCGAAATAGGTAAAGTAATGGGGCCGGTATCGGGCTTTGTTATTCAACACCAACACTGCACACTATATATTGCAGGCGACACTATCTGGTGTGATGAAGTAGCAGACGCCCTGCAAACCTATAAGCCACAAACCACGATATTGAATAGCGGCGGTGCCGCCTTTACTACCGGCGGCCCTATTATTATGACAGCCGAAGATGTGCAAAAGGTACTGGAACACTCCCCGCACACCCGTGTTATTGCCGTACACATGGAAGCCTTAAACCACTGCTGGCTTACCCGTAAAGAACTGGCATCCTTTCTTACCACGGAGGGGTTGCTGCAAAAAGTATCTATCCCCGTTGACGGCAAAACCATTCAAATCAGCTGA
- a CDS encoding response regulator transcription factor — MLQDSTLISLAIVDDHPVVLQGLESFFRKEKHISIAGTFTTGNDFLQFLSGHAVQVVLLDITLPDIHGAELCKKIKQLSPATCVLAFSNHSERPLIMQMLQNGASGYLLKNVASEEFLKCIEEALDGQVTFSTEVKKIMARPNTSALKTIPPLTKREKQILQLIAEGKTNPEIANQLSLSILTIETHRRNLMQKFAVKNAAALITEAVQHQLL; from the coding sequence ATGTTGCAGGATAGCACCCTTATTTCACTGGCTATTGTAGATGATCATCCCGTAGTATTGCAGGGATTGGAAAGCTTTTTCCGGAAAGAAAAGCATATTAGCATTGCCGGCACTTTTACCACCGGCAACGATTTTTTGCAATTCCTGTCCGGCCATGCGGTGCAGGTAGTGCTGCTGGACATTACCCTGCCCGATATTCACGGCGCTGAACTCTGCAAAAAAATTAAACAGCTATCACCTGCCACCTGCGTGCTGGCATTCAGCAACCACAGCGAGCGCCCGTTGATTATGCAAATGCTGCAAAACGGAGCCAGTGGTTATTTGTTGAAAAATGTGGCCTCCGAAGAGTTTTTGAAATGCATAGAAGAAGCATTAGACGGACAGGTAACTTTTAGCACCGAAGTAAAAAAAATCATGGCCCGGCCCAACACCAGTGCACTCAAAACCATTCCTCCTTTAACCAAAAGAGAAAAGCAGATACTGCAATTGATAGCGGAAGGCAAAACCAACCCCGAAATAGCCAACCAGCTATCTCTGAGCATACTTACCATAGAAACCCACCGCAGAAACCTGATGCAAAAATTTGCGGTAAAAAACGCCGCTGCTTTAATTACAGAAGCCGTACAGCATCAATTGCTATAA